The nucleotide sequence AGAACTCAGATTATTGTTAGAGATCTCAGGCCAGGTGGCGTCGGCAAGTTACAGTTAGAATTTGAGATGCTCAAAAAGAAACTCAATGATGCGGGATTATTTGATCCAAAGAGAAAAAAACGACTGCCTTTATTTCCAGAAAAAATTGCGGTCGTGAGTTCCGCTAATGGCGCCGCCCTACACGATTTTTTACAAGTATTAAATCGTCGCTTCCCCGGCAAAGAAGTTTATTTGTTTCCCGTAGCCGTTCAAGGAGAAGGCGCAGCAAAAAAAATTGCTGGCGCGATTCATCGTTGTAATTTGTTGGATGCAGCGGATGTCATTGTCCTGACTCGTGGTGGCGGGAGTATAGAGGATTTATGGGAATTTAATCAAGAGCATTTAGCTTACGCAATAGCCGATTCACATATCCCGATAATTTCTGCTGTGGGTCACGAGGTTGATTTTACAATATCGGATTTTGTAGCAGATTTTCGAGCTCCAACGCCTTCTGCGGCGGCCGAATTGGTGATTAAAAGTCGTAGTGAATTCAGCAATGATTTAAATAGCAAGATCAAAAATTTAAGTAATAATTTTGATTTGAAACTCTATGCCTTAAAGCAGCAGTATGTAAAAGTTCGTCATCGTTTAATGCTGAGCAATCCCGAGAAGAAATTACAAATGCAATCGCAGCATGTGGATTTCTTACAAGTGAAACTTGTGAAAGCGATGGAAGCACGCTTGCTTTATCACAGTCAATTAACGGCCAATTTGAAACAAAGAATGAAGGCCTGTTCACCAGATTTAGAAAGACATAGGACGGAACTTAAATCCTTGGAAGCAAGGTTGAGTATAGCCTTTAAAAATCATTTAATTAATAAAGAAAATAAACTTAAATCCTTATCTAAGAATTTAGAATTATTAAACCCTCAGGGGACTTTAGATCGTGGCTACAGTATAGTGCGTTATAAAGGAGAGATTCTGCATTCTAGTACGGAAGTCGCTCAGGCCGATATCATAGATATACGTTTGGCTAAGGGCTCATTAACCGCAAAAGTAGAAGGGAAGACCGAGTCATGAAAGAAAAGAAATTTGAAGAAGCCTTAGGCGAATTAGAACAAATCGTGCAAGAAATGGAGCTCGGTGAGTTAAGTCTTGAAGAAAGTTTTAAAAAATTTGAGAAGGGCAATGCACTAGCAAAAGTATGTGCCGGTAAATTAACAGAAGTTGAGAAAAAAGTTAAGGTCCTAAAAGGCATTAGCGAAGAAGGACCCGAGTGGGAAGATTTAACTTAATCTGAGTGTCTGATAAATTTAAAATCAGCTTAGTTTAAGAACTGTGCGTGCCATTTGATATGCTCACCGATAAACGATGAGATGAAGTAGTAAGAATGGTCGTAGCCTTCTCTATCATTTAAAATTAAATTAAGCTTATTTTCTGCGCAGACAGTTTTTAAGGAGTCAGTTTTCAGCTGATCTTCTAGGAAATTATCTGCGAGTCCTTGTTCAACTAAAATATGATCTACTTTATTTCCCTGCTTAATAAGTTCGACCGCATCCCATTCCGACCATTGAGTTTGATCATCACCCAAGTAGGTAGTAAAAGCTTTTGTTCCCCAAGGGCAGTCGAGAGGATGAACGATCGGTGCAAATGCCGAGACGGACTGATATTGCTGGGGGTTTTTCAAAGCGCAAATTAAAGCTCCATGACCGCCCATGCTATGTCCTGAAACAGAGGCCTTATCATTGCAAGGAAAGTTAGTTTTAATAATTCCGGGAAGTTCTTTCACAACATAGTCATACATCTGGTAGTGATCCTTCCAGCCTTCACTTGTGGCATTTAAATAGAAGCCTGCGCCACAGCCGATATCCCATGCATCTTTAATATCCTTGACGGATTCGCCCCGAGGACTTGTGTCTGGAGCGACAACAATGATGCCATGTTCGGCAGCGTATCTTTGAAAGCCAGATTTACTGGTAAAGTTATCCGCAGTACAAGTGAGGCCCGAAAGCCAGTACAAAACAGGGCATTTTTTTTCCTTGGCTTGTGGAGGAATGAAGATCGAAAAAGTCATTTCACAATTGAGTGCCGAAGACTGATGAGAATAAAATAATTGCTGACCATTAAAAATAAGATTTTCAGACTTTTTTT is from Lentisphaera profundi and encodes:
- the xseA gene encoding exodeoxyribonuclease VII large subunit translates to MSQNQSMWSVSQVAMAVRQVLEQGVKPFWVKGEVSNLTIHTSGHVYFSVKDAKSQVSCTYFNGAQQARSFHMQDGMEIELFGSLTYFAPSGRTQIIVRDLRPGGVGKLQLEFEMLKKKLNDAGLFDPKRKKRLPLFPEKIAVVSSANGAALHDFLQVLNRRFPGKEVYLFPVAVQGEGAAKKIAGAIHRCNLLDAADVIVLTRGGGSIEDLWEFNQEHLAYAIADSHIPIISAVGHEVDFTISDFVADFRAPTPSAAAELVIKSRSEFSNDLNSKIKNLSNNFDLKLYALKQQYVKVRHRLMLSNPEKKLQMQSQHVDFLQVKLVKAMEARLLYHSQLTANLKQRMKACSPDLERHRTELKSLEARLSIAFKNHLINKENKLKSLSKNLELLNPQGTLDRGYSIVRYKGEILHSSTEVAQADIIDIRLAKGSLTAKVEGKTES
- a CDS encoding exodeoxyribonuclease VII small subunit; the encoded protein is MKEKKFEEALGELEQIVQEMELGELSLEESFKKFEKGNALAKVCAGKLTEVEKKVKVLKGISEEGPEWEDLT
- the fghA gene encoding S-formylglutathione hydrolase; this encodes MEKKSENLIFNGQQLFYSHQSSALNCEMTFSIFIPPQAKEKKCPVLYWLSGLTCTADNFTSKSGFQRYAAEHGIIVVAPDTSPRGESVKDIKDAWDIGCGAGFYLNATSEGWKDHYQMYDYVVKELPGIIKTNFPCNDKASVSGHSMGGHGALICALKNPQQYQSVSAFAPIVHPLDCPWGTKAFTTYLGDDQTQWSEWDAVELIKQGNKVDHILVEQGLADNFLEDQLKTDSLKTVCAENKLNLILNDREGYDHSYYFISSFIGEHIKWHAQFLN